In Lates calcarifer isolate ASB-BC8 linkage group LG15, TLL_Latcal_v3, whole genome shotgun sequence, one genomic interval encodes:
- the atn1 gene encoding atrophin-1 isoform X1 encodes MKTRTHKESMPMRSGRRRGASEERRGRRPHSSPTRPERNDRQTQRGAGEELAGNRFSRRSQGHDSSESEGEELVSPPKRQKVQDSASTPNPPTSTHSTDSSAPSTVPPPTSVASQSRESDNEDGQSQGSRSSVVGSLANSSSSLSSGRDIDQDNRSSSPSLSASPLGSLDSDSDGPDSPKQGEREREKGKEGGAGKVAGEDRRAMREGRGEESCGDGEKRDVDTRIEDCPSLKPPSTPCSSSGLTPSLRGAGDSSNDSNSGRKSYFSLDSKLMCKVEYGGPTGVDGPLSGSRMNSKASTQCVTKTTISGGDFSHNSPNIPHSLPPPLPPPPALKPLELGGQNLPAEVKTERDKIEKADKLLDKAQSTPPSLLPQTGPQPQSQSQPQTQASTHPHHYSSTSWQGGTATGCQGSWGYTRYPGNHHPHQPQHQPPVQQQQLPSVYNPPSSRHSSSHPSYLPHPHPHPHREYLPRYAGGGGDRERGAAGERERGVRGECGGREINREFSAPIGNSSNNSSGGNSNSACGGMGGPNSIQGREFGGLPVGQNREGFQGGSGRDGSNLGPERRDFGPAFRDREREREREREGGREFPLPNQNQSRDFGPNGAGGGHPRDKDGGRWGEFGSQTREVVGNSNPNNSSIPQGNPPSSTSGLPVTPMLNRDPPASPQNNPSHPPHSSLPPHPHSHPPNSSNRDFPPPMDQAQTPSSGADHFHREYPPTGGKDFPAAAPPSAGTNREYLSSPGVTPNLGREYSGPGGTQHPHPPHPHYQSAPRDRERDSNLRESALYQNRGGPNQPPALSPSSSSSHHVHPPNAPYPPPPPQPSLAPPQTSHSQAPPSGMAPSVRPPHYQSSAQTPPTPLSPLPSPSTNQMGGFSSFPPGSSSAPNMPLPGPGVSSSCSPGCRPSPFHGTLNSHPPFSGTYHSNGNSSSNMANSNSNNSAPNSSNTNSQSLSPQNVSKGPPPLSNSANNNSISTPASSSSLPGGDGHSDSGPPPTPVIKEEPIEDREENESPPPILRSPSPEPKPVDIPIHASQSARFHKVLDRGSGNSCARSDVLFVPLDGSKLWKKRNEMIERARREVEQRARDLREKERERERERERERELERHLQQQKDVNAAAGGRQGSSLFFPSSSSIILDPSSSSSSSSGNPVSHPPPHPQHHPSHPHAHLPPTHHLHPTLSHSIPHSLLLPSMGGASAVVGGPQGALGIGLGGPYLGPDTPALRTLSEYARPHAMSPLGAASRAQAHHPQVHHGHPHVHPSFFLPQFQNHALAHPHHLPTDAATAAAILGFLYGGSLEGGPGVGGPPGVAGGPVPGGIGGAGLGGVGFPHAVAAHRDRMKPGFEFKSDERVYPPGSIPDPAALALAHSHSHAHANAHAHAHAHAHAHAHAHAHSLLLGGGAGATNEVSLYGTPPPPAPPGPPHLQNPALAPVTRPPNPPAPQSLSNPPPSSLLPPSLPSHPSSAPPAAPPAPAAPAAPPPAPPPPAPPTSNAASLHHPVPHSSFPSSLSSHLPPAPAPAAPPEAYPTPTRSPAAYERDRSGERERERERDRVALPAFGDRERERERERERGGSGGGGGGGGGGSGGGTGGGGGGENLGRLQMLNVTPHHHQHSHIHSHLHLHQQDTAAGGVHPLMDPLASGSPLARLPYPGATLGTPILAHPLTDSEVLRQQLFGEEKAPRPCAPFRDLPQPSSLTGPMSAAHQLQAMQQAQSAELQIQRLALEQQWIHHHHHSLTQDEYYSHLKKESDKTL; translated from the exons ATGAAAACACGGACACACAAAGAATCG ATGCCCATGCGCAGTGGGCGACGGCGGGGGGCGAGTGAGGAGAGAAGGGGTAGACGCCCGCACTCCAGCCCCACTCGCCCTGAACGCAACGACAGACAGACG CAAAGAGGTGCTGGTGAGGAATTGGCTGGAAATCGCTTCAGTCGCAGATCACAAGGGCATGATTCATCAGAGAGTGAGGGGGAGGAACTTGTGTCTCCTCCAAAGAGGCAGAAAGTTCAG GATTCGGCCTCTACCCCAAACCCTCCAACATCAACACACTCAACTGACAGCTCGGCTCCTTCCACCGTCCCACCTCCAACCTCAGTTGCCAGCCAATCGCGTGAGAGTGACAACGAAGACGGCCAATCCCAGGGCAGCAGGAGTTCAGTTGTAGGGAGCCTGGCcaatagcagcagcagtctgagcAGTGGGCGGGATATAGACCAGGACAATCGTTCCTCGTCCCCAAGCCTCTCCGCTTCCCCTCTGGGTAGCCTGGACTCTGATTCTGACGGGCCCGACTCACCAAAGCAAGGAGAGAGGGAACGGGAGAAAGGCAAGGAAGGAGGAGCAGGGAAGGTGGCAGGAGAAGATAGGAGAGCAATGcgagaggggagaggggaggagtcctgtggagatggagaaaagCGGGATGTGGATACAAGAATTGAAGATTGTCCTTCTCTGAAGCCCCCCTCCACTCCGTGCTCTTCCTCTGGTCTGACTCCCTCTCTCCGTGGAGCAGGGGATTCATCAAATGACAGCAATAGCGGGAGGAAGTCCTATTTCTCCCTGGACTCCAAATTGATGTGTAAAGTTGAGTATGGTGGACCCACAGGCGTTGATGGTCCACTTAGTGGCAGCAGAATGAATTCCAAAGCCAGCACACAGTGTGTGACCAAGACAACTATTTCAGGAGGAGATTTTTCCCATAATAGCCCCAATATTCCCCACTCCTTGCCCccgcctcttcctcctccacctgcccTGAAGCCCTTGGAGCTCGGGGGACAAAACCTGCCTGCTGAGGttaagacagaaagagacaaaatagAAAAAGCAGACAAACTCCTGGACAAGGCTCAGTCCACTCCTCCTTCCCTGTTGCCACAGACCGGCCCCCAGCCACAGTCCCAGTCTCAGCCTCAGACCCAGGCCTCGACCCACCCTCACCACTACAGCTCCACCAGCTGGCAGGGTGGCACGGCAACTGGTTGCCAGGGGAGCTGGGGCTACACCCGTTACCCTGGCAACCACCACCCACACCAACCACAGCACCAGCCcccagtgcagcagcagcaacttcCCTCTGTTTACAACCCTCCGTCCTCTCGccactcctcctcccacccctcTTACCTCCCCCATCCTCACCCTCACCCCCACAGGGAGTACCTTCCCAGGTACgctggagggggaggggacagagagaggggggctgcaggagagagggagaggggagtgAGGGGGGAGTGTGGGGGGAGGGAGATCAACAGGGAGTTCTCTGCTCCCATCGgtaacagcagcaacaatagTAGTGGAGGTAATAGTAACAGTGCTTGTGGTGGGATGGGTGGGCCCAACAGCATCCAAGGCAGGGAGTTTGGGGGTCTGCCAGTGGGTCAGAACCGGGAGGGGTTCCAAGGTGGTTCTGGGAGAGATGGATCTAATTTGGGTCCCGAAAGAAGAGACTTTGGTCCGGCTTTCAGAGACagggagcgagagagggaaagggaacGTGAAGGAGGAAGGGAGTTTCCTCTGCCAAACCAAAATCAGAGTAGAGACTTTGGCCCCAATGGAGCTGGAGGGGGGCATCCCAGAGACAAAGATGGAGGCAGATGGGGTGAGTTTGGGAGCCAGACAAGAGAGGTTGTAGGCAACAGTAACCCAAACAACAGCTCCATCCCCCAAGGAAACCCTCCAAGTTCAACCAGCGGGCTACCTGTCACCCCCATGCTTAACCGAGACCCACCTGCATCACCCCAAAACAACCCAAGCCACCCCCCCCATTCCTCCCTGCCGCCACACCCCCACTCACATCCCCCAAACTCATCCAACCGAGACTTCCCTCCTCCCATGGACCAGGCACAAACCCCCTCCTCTGGAGCTGACCACTTTCACAGAGAGTATCCTCCCACTGGAGGAAAGGACTTTCCTGCAGCGGCACCTCCTTCCGCCGGCACAAATCGAGAGTACCTCAGCTCCCCTGGGGTGACTCCAAACCTGGGACGAGAGTATTCAGGGCCTGGAGGAACCCAACACCCCCATCCACCTCACCCCCACTACCAGTCTGCACCCAGAGATCGAGAAAGGGACTCAAACCTGCGAGAGTCTGCTTTGTACCAAAACCGCGGAGGCCCAAACCAACCTCCTGCactctccccttcctcctcctctagcCATCATGTGCACCCTCCAAATGCCCCTtatcccccaccaccacctcagcCCTCTCTTGCCCCACCTCAAACCTCCCATTCCCAGGCACCTCCATCAGGTATGGCGCCCAGTGTACGTCCCCCACACTACCAGTCCTCTGCCCAGACTCCTCCAACACCTCTGTCCCCTTTACCCAGTCCCTCCACCAATCAGATGGGAGGCTTCTCATCTTTTCCCCCTGGCTCCTCCTCTGCACCCAACATGCCACTTCCTGGACCAGGCGTGTCATCCAGCTGCTCCCCTGGATGTCGCCCCTCTCCTTTCCATGGCACTTTGAACAGCCACCCTCCATTCAGTGGGACATACCACTCCAATGggaacagcagcagtaacatgGCCAACAGCAATAGCAACAATAGTGCACCTAATAGCAGCAATACCAACTCGCAGTCACTCTCACCTCAAAATGTGTCAAAAGGACCTCCGCCTCTTAGTAACTCCGCCAACAACAACAGTATCTCGACCCCTGCCTCCAGCTCTTCACTCCCCGGTGGAGACGGACATTCAGATTCAGGCCCACCTCCCACCCCCGTCATCAAGGAAGAACCAATAGAAGACAGGGAGGAGAATGAAAGCCCGCCACCAATATTAAGAAGCCCTTCTCCTGAACCCAAACCTGTAGACATTCCCATCCATGCCAGCCAATCAGCACG GTTTCACAAGGTCCTTGACCGTGGCAGCGGGAACTCTTGTGCCCGCAGTGATGTCCTCTTTGTTCCGTTGGATGGCTCCAAACTGTGGAAGAAGAGGAACGAGATGATAGAAAGGGCCCGGAGGGAGGTTGAGCAGCGGGCCAGAGACctaagagaaaaagagagagaaagagagagggaacgTGAGCGTGAGAGGGAACTGGAACGACATCTACAG caacAAAAGGATGTCAACGCCGCTGCAGGGGGTCGCCAGGGTTCCTCactcttctttccttcctcGTCTTCTATCATCCTCGacccttcatcttcctcctcttcttcctcaggcAACCCTGTCTCCCATCCTCCCCCTCACCCCCAGCATCACCCCTCGCATCCACATGCTCACCTTCCTCCAACACACCATCTCCACCCCACCCTCTCTCACTCTATCCCCCACTCTCTCCTATTGCCATCCATGGGTGGGGCATCAGCAGTGGTTGGAGGCCCACAGGGGGCCCTGGGAATAGGTTTAGGAGGTCCATACCTGGGCCCGGACACCCCAGCGCTGAGAACCCTGAGCGAGTACGCTCGTCCTCATGCTATGTCTCCACTCGGGGCAGCAAGTCGTGCCCAGGCACACCACCCACAAGTTCACCATGGGCACCCCCATGTTCACCCTTCATTCTTCCTCCCTCAGTTTCAAAATCATGCTTTAGCCCACCCGCACCACCTTCCCACTGatgcagctacagcagcagccatcttgggTTTTTTGTATGGTGGCAGCCTTGAAGGTGGTCCAGGTGTTGGTGGTCCCCCCGGGGTGGCAGGAGGCCCAGTACCTGGAGGGATTGGGGGAGCAGGTTTAGGAGGAGTTGGCTTTCCTCATGCAGTGGCTGCACATCGAGATCGAATGAAGCCAGGATTTGAATTCAAGAGTGATGAGCGGGTTTATCCACCAGGGTCCATACCTGACCCTGCGGCTCTCGCTCTcgctcactcacactcacatgccCATGCCAATGCCCATGCACATGcccatgcacatgcacatgcacatgcacatgcacatgcacactccCTGCTCCTCGGAGGAGGCGCAGGGGCAACTAATGAGGTGTCACTCTATGGcactcctcctcccccagcTCCACCCGGGCCTCCACACCTCCAGAACCCAGCCTTGGCCCCAGTAACTCGACCTCCCAACCCTCCTGCCCCTCAGTCCCTGTCCAATCCACccccctcatctctcctcccaCCCTCACTCCCTTCTCACCCTTCATCCGCCCCACCCGCTGCCCCCCCGGCCCCGGCAGCCCCTGCCGCTCCTCcgccagctcctcctccacctgctccgCCAACCTCCAACGCTGCCTCACTTCATCACCCAGTCCCCCATTCCTCTTTTCCCAGCTCCCTGTCCTCTCATCTGCCACCAGCCCCTGCCCCAGCCGCTCCCCCTGAGGCCTACCCGACTCCCACTCGCTCGCCGGCCGCTTATGAGCGAGACAGGAGTggggagagagagcgggagagggagagagacagagtagCTTTGCCGGCCTTTGGGgacagagagcgagaaagagagagggaaagagaaaggggaggaagtggtggaggaggcggaggaggaggagggggaagtggaggaggaacaggtggaggaggtggaggagagaatCTGGGGCGTCTTCAGATGCTAAATGTAACGCCTCATCATCACCAGCATTCACACATCCACTCACATCTTCACCTGCACCAGCAAGACACAG CGGCGGGCGGGGTTCACCCCCTGATGGACCCGTTGGCGTCGGGGTCTCCTTTGGCACGCCTCCCTTACCCAGGAGCCACACTAGGCACTCCCATCCTGGCTCACCCCCTCACTGACAGCGAGGTGCTCCGCCAACAGCTGTTCGGTGAGGAGAAGGCTCCTCGTCCAT GTGCTCCTTTCCGTGACTTGCCCCAGCCATCCTCCCTCACTGGTCCCATGTCGGCAGCCCACCAGCTCCAGGCCATGCAGCAGGCCCAGAGCGCAGAGCTGCAGATCCAGAGACTGGCCCTGGAACAACAGTGGatccatcaccaccaccactccctCACCCAGGACGAGTATTACAG TCACCTGAAGAAAGAAAGTGACAAGACCCTGTGA
- the atn1 gene encoding atrophin-1 isoform X2, which yields MKTRTHKESMPMRSGRRRGASEERRGRRPHSSPTRPERNDRQTQRGAGEELAGNRFSRRSQGHDSSESEGEELVSPPKRQKVQDSASTPNPPTSTHSTDSSAPSTVPPPTSVASQSRESDNEDGQSQGSRSSVVGSLANSSSSLSSGRDIDQDNRSSSPSLSASPLGSLDSDSDGPDSPKQGEREREKGKEGGAGKVAGEDRRAMREGRGEESCGDGEKRDVDTRIEDCPSLKPPSTPCSSSGLTPSLRGAGDSSNDSNSGRKSYFSLDSKLMCKVEYGGPTGVDGPLSGSRMNSKASTQCVTKTTISGGDFSHNSPNIPHSLPPPLPPPPALKPLELGGQNLPAEVKTERDKIEKADKLLDKAQSTPPSLLPQTGPQPQSQSQPQTQASTHPHHYSSTSWQGGTATGCQGSWGYTRYPGNHHPHQPQHQPPVQQQQLPSVYNPPSSRHSSSHPSYLPHPHPHPHREYLPRYAGGGGDRERGAAGERERGVRGECGGREINREFSAPIGNSSNNSSGGNSNSACGGMGGPNSIQGREFGGLPVGQNREGFQGGSGRDGSNLGPERRDFGPAFRDREREREREREGGREFPLPNQNQSRDFGPNGAGGGHPRDKDGGRWGEFGSQTREVVGNSNPNNSSIPQGNPPSSTSGLPVTPMLNRDPPASPQNNPSHPPHSSLPPHPHSHPPNSSNRDFPPPMDQAQTPSSGADHFHREYPPTGGKDFPAAAPPSAGTNREYLSSPGVTPNLGREYSGPGGTQHPHPPHPHYQSAPRDRERDSNLRESALYQNRGGPNQPPALSPSSSSSHHVHPPNAPYPPPPPQPSLAPPQTSHSQAPPSGMAPSVRPPHYQSSAQTPPTPLSPLPSPSTNQMGGFSSFPPGSSSAPNMPLPGPGVSSSCSPGCRPSPFHGTLNSHPPFSGTYHSNGNSSSNMANSNSNNSAPNSSNTNSQSLSPQNVSKGPPPLSNSANNNSISTPASSSSLPGGDGHSDSGPPPTPVIKEEPIEDREENESPPPILRSPSPEPKPVDIPIHASQSARFHKVLDRGSGNSCARSDVLFVPLDGSKLWKKRNEMIERARREVEQRARDLREKERERERERERERELERHLQQQKDVNAAAGGRQGSSLFFPSSSSIILDPSSSSSSSSGNPVSHPPPHPQHHPSHPHAHLPPTHHLHPTLSHSIPHSLLLPSMGGASAVVGGPQGALGIGLGGPYLGPDTPALRTLSEYARPHAMSPLGAASRAQAHHPQVHHGHPHVHPSFFLPQFQNHALAHPHHLPTDAATAAAILGFLYGGSLEGGPGVGGPPGVAGGPVPGGIGGAGLGGVGFPHAVAAHRDRMKPGFEFKSDERVYPPGSIPDPAALALAHSHSHAHANAHAHAHAHAHAHAHAHAHSLLLGGGAGATNEVSLYGTPPPPAPPGPPHLQNPALAPVTRPPNPPAPQSLSNPPPSSLLPPSLPSHPSSAPPAAPPAPAAPAAPPPAPPPPAPPTSNAASLHHPVPHSSFPSSLSSHLPPAPAPAAPPEAYPTPTRSPAAYERDRSGERERERERDRVALPAFGDRERERERERERGGSGGGGGGGGGGSGGGTGGGGGGENLGRLQMLNVTPHHHQHSHIHSHLHLHQQDTAAGGVHPLMDPLASGSPLARLPYPGATLGTPILAHPLTDSEVLRQQLFGAPFRDLPQPSSLTGPMSAAHQLQAMQQAQSAELQIQRLALEQQWIHHHHHSLTQDEYYSHLKKESDKTL from the exons ATGAAAACACGGACACACAAAGAATCG ATGCCCATGCGCAGTGGGCGACGGCGGGGGGCGAGTGAGGAGAGAAGGGGTAGACGCCCGCACTCCAGCCCCACTCGCCCTGAACGCAACGACAGACAGACG CAAAGAGGTGCTGGTGAGGAATTGGCTGGAAATCGCTTCAGTCGCAGATCACAAGGGCATGATTCATCAGAGAGTGAGGGGGAGGAACTTGTGTCTCCTCCAAAGAGGCAGAAAGTTCAG GATTCGGCCTCTACCCCAAACCCTCCAACATCAACACACTCAACTGACAGCTCGGCTCCTTCCACCGTCCCACCTCCAACCTCAGTTGCCAGCCAATCGCGTGAGAGTGACAACGAAGACGGCCAATCCCAGGGCAGCAGGAGTTCAGTTGTAGGGAGCCTGGCcaatagcagcagcagtctgagcAGTGGGCGGGATATAGACCAGGACAATCGTTCCTCGTCCCCAAGCCTCTCCGCTTCCCCTCTGGGTAGCCTGGACTCTGATTCTGACGGGCCCGACTCACCAAAGCAAGGAGAGAGGGAACGGGAGAAAGGCAAGGAAGGAGGAGCAGGGAAGGTGGCAGGAGAAGATAGGAGAGCAATGcgagaggggagaggggaggagtcctgtggagatggagaaaagCGGGATGTGGATACAAGAATTGAAGATTGTCCTTCTCTGAAGCCCCCCTCCACTCCGTGCTCTTCCTCTGGTCTGACTCCCTCTCTCCGTGGAGCAGGGGATTCATCAAATGACAGCAATAGCGGGAGGAAGTCCTATTTCTCCCTGGACTCCAAATTGATGTGTAAAGTTGAGTATGGTGGACCCACAGGCGTTGATGGTCCACTTAGTGGCAGCAGAATGAATTCCAAAGCCAGCACACAGTGTGTGACCAAGACAACTATTTCAGGAGGAGATTTTTCCCATAATAGCCCCAATATTCCCCACTCCTTGCCCccgcctcttcctcctccacctgcccTGAAGCCCTTGGAGCTCGGGGGACAAAACCTGCCTGCTGAGGttaagacagaaagagacaaaatagAAAAAGCAGACAAACTCCTGGACAAGGCTCAGTCCACTCCTCCTTCCCTGTTGCCACAGACCGGCCCCCAGCCACAGTCCCAGTCTCAGCCTCAGACCCAGGCCTCGACCCACCCTCACCACTACAGCTCCACCAGCTGGCAGGGTGGCACGGCAACTGGTTGCCAGGGGAGCTGGGGCTACACCCGTTACCCTGGCAACCACCACCCACACCAACCACAGCACCAGCCcccagtgcagcagcagcaacttcCCTCTGTTTACAACCCTCCGTCCTCTCGccactcctcctcccacccctcTTACCTCCCCCATCCTCACCCTCACCCCCACAGGGAGTACCTTCCCAGGTACgctggagggggaggggacagagagaggggggctgcaggagagagggagaggggagtgAGGGGGGAGTGTGGGGGGAGGGAGATCAACAGGGAGTTCTCTGCTCCCATCGgtaacagcagcaacaatagTAGTGGAGGTAATAGTAACAGTGCTTGTGGTGGGATGGGTGGGCCCAACAGCATCCAAGGCAGGGAGTTTGGGGGTCTGCCAGTGGGTCAGAACCGGGAGGGGTTCCAAGGTGGTTCTGGGAGAGATGGATCTAATTTGGGTCCCGAAAGAAGAGACTTTGGTCCGGCTTTCAGAGACagggagcgagagagggaaagggaacGTGAAGGAGGAAGGGAGTTTCCTCTGCCAAACCAAAATCAGAGTAGAGACTTTGGCCCCAATGGAGCTGGAGGGGGGCATCCCAGAGACAAAGATGGAGGCAGATGGGGTGAGTTTGGGAGCCAGACAAGAGAGGTTGTAGGCAACAGTAACCCAAACAACAGCTCCATCCCCCAAGGAAACCCTCCAAGTTCAACCAGCGGGCTACCTGTCACCCCCATGCTTAACCGAGACCCACCTGCATCACCCCAAAACAACCCAAGCCACCCCCCCCATTCCTCCCTGCCGCCACACCCCCACTCACATCCCCCAAACTCATCCAACCGAGACTTCCCTCCTCCCATGGACCAGGCACAAACCCCCTCCTCTGGAGCTGACCACTTTCACAGAGAGTATCCTCCCACTGGAGGAAAGGACTTTCCTGCAGCGGCACCTCCTTCCGCCGGCACAAATCGAGAGTACCTCAGCTCCCCTGGGGTGACTCCAAACCTGGGACGAGAGTATTCAGGGCCTGGAGGAACCCAACACCCCCATCCACCTCACCCCCACTACCAGTCTGCACCCAGAGATCGAGAAAGGGACTCAAACCTGCGAGAGTCTGCTTTGTACCAAAACCGCGGAGGCCCAAACCAACCTCCTGCactctccccttcctcctcctctagcCATCATGTGCACCCTCCAAATGCCCCTtatcccccaccaccacctcagcCCTCTCTTGCCCCACCTCAAACCTCCCATTCCCAGGCACCTCCATCAGGTATGGCGCCCAGTGTACGTCCCCCACACTACCAGTCCTCTGCCCAGACTCCTCCAACACCTCTGTCCCCTTTACCCAGTCCCTCCACCAATCAGATGGGAGGCTTCTCATCTTTTCCCCCTGGCTCCTCCTCTGCACCCAACATGCCACTTCCTGGACCAGGCGTGTCATCCAGCTGCTCCCCTGGATGTCGCCCCTCTCCTTTCCATGGCACTTTGAACAGCCACCCTCCATTCAGTGGGACATACCACTCCAATGggaacagcagcagtaacatgGCCAACAGCAATAGCAACAATAGTGCACCTAATAGCAGCAATACCAACTCGCAGTCACTCTCACCTCAAAATGTGTCAAAAGGACCTCCGCCTCTTAGTAACTCCGCCAACAACAACAGTATCTCGACCCCTGCCTCCAGCTCTTCACTCCCCGGTGGAGACGGACATTCAGATTCAGGCCCACCTCCCACCCCCGTCATCAAGGAAGAACCAATAGAAGACAGGGAGGAGAATGAAAGCCCGCCACCAATATTAAGAAGCCCTTCTCCTGAACCCAAACCTGTAGACATTCCCATCCATGCCAGCCAATCAGCACG GTTTCACAAGGTCCTTGACCGTGGCAGCGGGAACTCTTGTGCCCGCAGTGATGTCCTCTTTGTTCCGTTGGATGGCTCCAAACTGTGGAAGAAGAGGAACGAGATGATAGAAAGGGCCCGGAGGGAGGTTGAGCAGCGGGCCAGAGACctaagagaaaaagagagagaaagagagagggaacgTGAGCGTGAGAGGGAACTGGAACGACATCTACAG caacAAAAGGATGTCAACGCCGCTGCAGGGGGTCGCCAGGGTTCCTCactcttctttccttcctcGTCTTCTATCATCCTCGacccttcatcttcctcctcttcttcctcaggcAACCCTGTCTCCCATCCTCCCCCTCACCCCCAGCATCACCCCTCGCATCCACATGCTCACCTTCCTCCAACACACCATCTCCACCCCACCCTCTCTCACTCTATCCCCCACTCTCTCCTATTGCCATCCATGGGTGGGGCATCAGCAGTGGTTGGAGGCCCACAGGGGGCCCTGGGAATAGGTTTAGGAGGTCCATACCTGGGCCCGGACACCCCAGCGCTGAGAACCCTGAGCGAGTACGCTCGTCCTCATGCTATGTCTCCACTCGGGGCAGCAAGTCGTGCCCAGGCACACCACCCACAAGTTCACCATGGGCACCCCCATGTTCACCCTTCATTCTTCCTCCCTCAGTTTCAAAATCATGCTTTAGCCCACCCGCACCACCTTCCCACTGatgcagctacagcagcagccatcttgggTTTTTTGTATGGTGGCAGCCTTGAAGGTGGTCCAGGTGTTGGTGGTCCCCCCGGGGTGGCAGGAGGCCCAGTACCTGGAGGGATTGGGGGAGCAGGTTTAGGAGGAGTTGGCTTTCCTCATGCAGTGGCTGCACATCGAGATCGAATGAAGCCAGGATTTGAATTCAAGAGTGATGAGCGGGTTTATCCACCAGGGTCCATACCTGACCCTGCGGCTCTCGCTCTcgctcactcacactcacatgccCATGCCAATGCCCATGCACATGcccatgcacatgcacatgcacatgcacatgcacatgcacactccCTGCTCCTCGGAGGAGGCGCAGGGGCAACTAATGAGGTGTCACTCTATGGcactcctcctcccccagcTCCACCCGGGCCTCCACACCTCCAGAACCCAGCCTTGGCCCCAGTAACTCGACCTCCCAACCCTCCTGCCCCTCAGTCCCTGTCCAATCCACccccctcatctctcctcccaCCCTCACTCCCTTCTCACCCTTCATCCGCCCCACCCGCTGCCCCCCCGGCCCCGGCAGCCCCTGCCGCTCCTCcgccagctcctcctccacctgctccgCCAACCTCCAACGCTGCCTCACTTCATCACCCAGTCCCCCATTCCTCTTTTCCCAGCTCCCTGTCCTCTCATCTGCCACCAGCCCCTGCCCCAGCCGCTCCCCCTGAGGCCTACCCGACTCCCACTCGCTCGCCGGCCGCTTATGAGCGAGACAGGAGTggggagagagagcgggagagggagagagacagagtagCTTTGCCGGCCTTTGGGgacagagagcgagaaagagagagggaaagagaaaggggaggaagtggtggaggaggcggaggaggaggagggggaagtggaggaggaacaggtggaggaggtggaggagagaatCTGGGGCGTCTTCAGATGCTAAATGTAACGCCTCATCATCACCAGCATTCACACATCCACTCACATCTTCACCTGCACCAGCAAGACACAG CGGCGGGCGGGGTTCACCCCCTGATGGACCCGTTGGCGTCGGGGTCTCCTTTGGCACGCCTCCCTTACCCAGGAGCCACACTAGGCACTCCCATCCTGGCTCACCCCCTCACTGACAGCGAGGTGCTCCGCCAACAGCTGTTCG GTGCTCCTTTCCGTGACTTGCCCCAGCCATCCTCCCTCACTGGTCCCATGTCGGCAGCCCACCAGCTCCAGGCCATGCAGCAGGCCCAGAGCGCAGAGCTGCAGATCCAGAGACTGGCCCTGGAACAACAGTGGatccatcaccaccaccactccctCACCCAGGACGAGTATTACAG TCACCTGAAGAAAGAAAGTGACAAGACCCTGTGA